In the genome of [Limnothrix rosea] IAM M-220, the window CTGGGTTAGTAATGGAACCATCGTTTCAACGACATTGCTTTTACTACTTCAGCATACTCATTCCCGGAGAGCCAACCTTTTGGAACGTGACCTAAATCTGTGACTGTTTCAAAATCAGTCCAAATCCTAACTCGATTTACTGTTTTTCTACTAGGGTTTCCAAATGGAATCCAAAGAAATAATGCTATGTCATTACGTTTAGAATCAAAGCGAAGTTCTGCGCAAGTTTTATTTTTTGCACTGCCATACAGCACGGCACTTCCAGAAGAATATTCCTTCATCCGCTCGTGAAAGCTCAAAATCTTTTTACGGATTTCCAATATTTTTTCTCTCTTTCCCTCCGCAATATCTGTCAACATATTCAATAGTTTTCGTGGAGGTTCAGGTATCTCAATTTCTGTTTGAACTGGTTCAAATCTAAATAAAATATTTTTCTGCTCTTCGGCCTCTAAATTTTTTAAAGAAAACTGAAATTGACTTTTCGCTAACTGCTTTACACCAAATTCCCAAAATTGAATATTAAGGCGATTATATTTTTTATCGCTCCAATTGTCGCGATGGACTGTTGGAGTAATTCCAATCAGTTGAATCGATTTACGGTAGTCAATATTTTCTGATAGAGGTTTATTCGTTACCAGTGCATCGTAGTAACGTGTTAACTGATTAACAAGATAACGATCTTCAGAGTTTTTTAGTTCAATAATTGTTAATCGCTTGTCCGAATCGACTGCCAAAATATCGCAAATTTGATTGTCTACCGAAAATTGTCTTGCTAGTGGTGTGACTCCAAAGAGTTCTTCTAGATGAGACCAAACAAAGTCTTCTAATTGTGCTTCCGAGACAAATGACCAGTTTTTGCCACTTTGACTAATCATCAAAAATCACCTTGTTGTAAAGCATCGAAAAATCGCAGCTAAATTCGACATTGGCAAGCTCAAAACTCCCTTCAGAATAGGCACTATAACCCCAGATTTTTTCTGTTTGTCTCTGGAAAAGTTCCACATATTGCTGTTCAGAATGAATCAAAATATATTCTTGTAGACTTTCGATTTGGCGATCATACCGAAGCTTTAAATCTTTGTTATAGGACGAAGTGCTGGGAGACAAAACTTCAGCGATTACGGTTGGGTGACTCACAAACTTATTGCTACTAAGATCATCAGCTTTTATTTGATTTGGATTTGGGATGAGGTCGTGCGGCCAAAGGTTTCGGGGTTGTATTGCAATGACACTTCTGCGCCGGGATAGTCGAAGTTGCCGGGGGTGACGGCACGGACGAGATAGTGGAGATTATAAACGCCTGCATTGAGGCGATCGCCGTAGGCTATGACTTTATCTTTGTAGATTTTTTGATAATTGAGTTGCCAGCTATCGCTCTGGGGTTGGTAGTAGGTGGTGGCCGTTTGGAAGTCGGTGTCAATGGCTTCTAAGCCAGCGGGTAGGGGATCGCTAATTTGGACATGATCAACCGGATGGTCGGTGATGATTTCTAGGCCAATATCAAAAACCTGTCCAGCTTCGACATGAAAGGGTTCGCGCAGATCGTAAAGACCATATTTTCGAGCAACTTCCGTTTCGTTGGCTGGGCGAATATTACGGGTAATGCGCAGTCCGTTGAGTTTGCCGGGTTGGTTACCTGTCAGTCGATATTCCAGTTCGCTGAGGTAATGGAGTTTCCCATCGCCACTTTTCTGAATAATCAGTTGGCGATCGCCTTTCGGCAGCTCTTGCATTGGTACGTCGAGGGTTACAGTGGGTTTTTCGTAGCCGCGAAATTCAAAGTCACCCAGTTTTTTGCGATCCAGCTTAACGGTGCTGCTTAGGTTTGGCGGAATTGATTCGGTATCGCTGTAACGAGTTAGAGCTGTAAGAGCTTGGGCATTGTCATAGGTGGTTTGCCATGTGCCGTCCCGCCGTTGGTCGAGCAGTCCTTGCAGAACTTGGCTGATAGTTTCAGGTGTTTCCCCAATTTCTATAAACAGTTGCAGAGCTTGGGCCTGGGCAGTTGTGTTGGAGTGATACCAGTACCAGCGTTGGGGCAGATTAATTTGAGCCGTGCGTCCGGACTGATAAATGATTTCGTTCACATCGTCGGCGATCGCCTCGGCTTGAGTTTGCCAATCGGGCAACTGGGCTAAATGACGCGCCAGTTTAATTTTGCTGACGGTATCAAATTCCTCGCGGGCATTATAGAGATCTGAAACAAAATCTCCACGAACATTTCCAAATTGATCTAGTGCCAGAAGGTTGCCCAGACGGACGGTATCTTTGCAACTTTCCGATTCGCAGGTACTAAATTGTGCGGGATTCGCCAAAGTTTGATCGAGATAGGTTTGTAGACGATTCACCAGCTCTGACGGAACATCAAGATTCGCTTTCTGGGCAAGGGCGATCGCCTCGGCAGCGTAGGGATTGACGTAGGGGTCGGGCGTTTCATCACCGGGATAGGAACCAAAACCACCGCTGGGTAATTGCAATTGCGCTAAATCTTCTAGGGCTTGGCGAGCTTCTGACTGAATCTCAAAATTCTCAAAAGCTTGACCATATCGTTGTTGCAAAATTGCTAAATTTGCCGCAATGGTCAATCGACTCGCCGTCGGTTCGAGGAAGGGAAAATCGCTGTTGTAAAAGGTTTCTTTTGCGGGTGCAGTTAACTCTGGAATGAGGGTACTCGCCAAAGTCAGCGTTAAACCGCCTTGGTCGCGCAGCATTTCACCATCAATTTTTAGGGGAATAGTCGCCTCGTCTTCTGTCAAAATCCCTGTGGCGATCGCCTGTTCTCTGACGGATAACTGTTTCACTTCGAGGGGCACTTCAAAAGCATCGGCATCACGGCCTTTTTGAGTCGTAAATTTCACCGTAGCAGTGCCAGCTTCGGTCGCCACTAACGGTAAACGGAATGTCTGCGAGTTATTACCAATATCTTCTTTCAGGGTTTGGCGTTGCTTACGACCTTTCCCAAATTCCAGCGCGCCATCCATTTCCCCTTGGATTTGCACTTGACCTTTACTTCCTGTTGTATTGGTGACCAAAACACCACCCTCAAAGCGATCGCCGATCCGCGCAAATTGCGGCAAAACAGGATTTGTCAGTAGGGGTTGCGTGGCAATAAATTCCGCTTCGGCATTCCCAAAACGGGTGTCTTCATCAGTGGCTACCGCTAAAACGCGCCATGTGGTGAGATCGTCCGGTAGCGTAAATTTCACTGACCCTTGCCCCTG includes:
- a CDS encoding endonuclease NucS domain-containing protein, coding for MISQSGKNWSFVSEAQLEDFVWSHLEELFGVTPLARQFSVDNQICDILAVDSDKRLTIIELKNSEDRYLVNQLTRYYDALVTNKPLSENIDYRKSIQLIGITPTVHRDNWSDKKYNRLNIQFWEFGVKQLAKSQFQFSLKNLEAEEQKNILFRFEPVQTEIEIPEPPRKLLNMLTDIAEGKREKILEIRKKILSFHERMKEYSSGSAVLYGSAKNKTCAELRFDSKRNDIALFLWIPFGNPSRKTVNRVRIWTDFETVTDLGHVPKGWLSGNEYAEVVKAMSLKRWFHY
- a CDS encoding Uma2 family endonuclease; protein product: MSHPTVIAEVLSPSTSSYNKDLKLRYDRQIESLQEYILIHSEQQYVELFQRQTEKIWGYSAYSEGSFELANVEFSCDFSMLYNKVIFDD